In Aureibaculum algae, the following are encoded in one genomic region:
- a CDS encoding pyridoxamine 5'-phosphate oxidase family protein — translation MKEYSKSKLNRVKRGQIRATYDVEKINTILDAGFIGYVSYVYQGGAITLPMAYGRKDNKVYLHGSQANRMLLALLEAKQMSITVMHLDALVLARSGLHHSVNYRSATVFGTVKNIVNPKEKEAALHCFMEHMMKGRWDGIRPMHPEEIDRTLVVEMTIENASAKIRDVGVGDEPEDYELEVWAGLVPIKQVAEYPIVDKGLPQQLDIPKHVLDYYEQHKA, via the coding sequence ATGAAGGAATATTCAAAATCGAAATTAAACAGAGTAAAGCGTGGACAAATTAGAGCTACTTATGATGTTGAAAAAATCAACACCATTTTAGATGCTGGTTTTATAGGCTATGTAAGTTATGTATATCAAGGTGGAGCTATTACGTTACCCATGGCTTATGGAAGAAAAGACAACAAAGTGTATTTGCATGGCTCGCAAGCCAACAGAATGTTACTCGCTTTATTAGAAGCAAAACAAATGAGCATAACGGTTATGCATTTAGACGCATTAGTTTTGGCTCGTTCTGGTTTACACCATTCTGTAAACTATCGTTCTGCAACGGTATTTGGTACCGTAAAAAATATAGTAAATCCAAAAGAAAAAGAGGCAGCTCTTCATTGTTTTATGGAACATATGATGAAAGGAAGATGGGACGGAATTAGACCCATGCATCCAGAAGAAATAGACCGAACTTTAGTCGTAGAAATGACTATAGAAAATGCCTCTGCTAAAATTAGAGATGTGGGTGTGGGCGACGAACCTGAAGATTACGAATTAGAGGTCTGGGCAGGTTTAGTTCCTATAAAGCAAGTTGCCGAATATCCAATTGTTGATAAAGGGTTACCTCAACAACTAGATATTCCGAAACATGTATTGGATTATTATGAGCAACACAAAGCATAA
- a CDS encoding serine hydrolase domain-containing protein: MKPQIKRILRILFIMASIGSLYFVPWILVKAWIMPLPDTVQEQVNKAITYGFDGMIVYVDEAGKPPAFYAAGYKNRAEKTPADPTSLFKIASISKLYVAVAITKLVHNKRLSLDETLAHYFPELVGKIAYADKITLRMMVQHRSGIPNYVDHPHFWDNPSKNNEEALAYALDMPPTFKPDTDYGYSNTNYLLLRRLIKKTVGYDDHQYIKEVILTPLGLKNTFGSLNEVHIGDVMSGYYVGYDDDFKTDNVGMLATAEDVGTFIRALNEGTVFDTGEQEIYSSIYEYEHTGLVPGYQSIAKYHKDIDTVVIQFTSTTNFDGYNWNLSEIFYSRVVKIVKKSRY; this comes from the coding sequence ATGAAACCTCAAATAAAACGTATACTTAGAATCCTATTTATTATGGCAAGTATAGGCTCTCTGTACTTTGTACCGTGGATTCTTGTAAAAGCATGGATAATGCCACTACCCGATACCGTTCAAGAACAAGTAAATAAGGCGATAACGTACGGTTTTGACGGAATGATTGTGTATGTTGATGAAGCAGGCAAGCCGCCGGCATTTTACGCAGCAGGATATAAAAACAGAGCAGAAAAAACACCCGCCGATCCAACATCATTATTTAAAATTGCCAGTATAAGTAAATTGTATGTGGCGGTTGCCATTACAAAGCTGGTACATAACAAACGTTTGTCCTTAGATGAAACCCTTGCCCATTACTTTCCTGAATTGGTAGGAAAAATTGCATATGCAGATAAAATCACCCTCAGAATGATGGTGCAACACCGTAGTGGCATTCCCAATTACGTAGACCATCCCCATTTTTGGGATAATCCGTCAAAAAATAATGAAGAAGCCCTTGCTTATGCATTAGATATGCCACCGACCTTTAAACCCGATACTGATTATGGGTACTCAAACACCAATTATTTGTTACTCCGTAGGCTTATAAAAAAAACAGTGGGTTATGATGACCACCAATATATAAAGGAAGTTATTTTAACACCTTTAGGTCTGAAAAATACGTTTGGATCTTTGAATGAAGTACACATAGGTGATGTTATGAGTGGCTATTATGTGGGGTATGACGACGATTTTAAAACAGATAATGTGGGTATGCTAGCTACTGCTGAAGATGTGGGTACATTTATACGAGCATTAAATGAGGGTACTGTATTTGACACAGGCGAACAAGAAATCTACAGTTCTATTTACGAGTATGAGCACACCGGATTGGTACCTGGCTACCAAAGCATTGCAAAATACCATAAAGACATAGACACCGTAGTTATTCAATTTACGAGTACTACAAATTTTGACGGCTACAACTGGAATTTATCAGAGATTTTTTACAGTAGAGTTGTAAAAATAGTGAAGAAAAGTCGATACTAA